In Silene latifolia isolate original U9 population chromosome X, ASM4854445v1, whole genome shotgun sequence, the following proteins share a genomic window:
- the LOC141617456 gene encoding uncharacterized protein LOC141617456 produces the protein MNFGFWNVREMNKEVKQRSVNNFLHTNNIGLFGLLETKVKASNFHSIVNKIFSDWSVSTNNAYHHGGRVWVIWKPHVFDVNFIKYDAQFIHVQVTNKFTHMQFYYTIIYAFNGVGERESLWLNLKNMARKINAPWAIGGGGDFNCVLQANERLGGNVTEAEAEPFYDCIQECGVMDISATSAFYTWNNKQPPETRVYSRLDRMVVNQEWLDQFPEYMANFLPKGHFDHNPCLLSKGSMGGNQHKPFKYFNMWSAADGFQECVSKVWQHWVSGNKMYRVVKKLKMLKTVLKRINKDHFSNIEKAADIAQLRLKQLQEEIIANPGDMGLVQQEYEAHHKFNSLNHSDQEGIQNGFLNNYAMLLGSKTTTTKVNKIIVKQGNICTTAHRSILLSPVTKDEVKEVLFHIPDDKAPGPDRYSSKFFKDSWDIVGEDVTNAILNFFESGLILK, from the exons ATGAATTTTGGATTTTGGAACGTGAGAGAGATGAATAAAGAAGTGAAGCAAAGATCTGTAAATAATTTTCTTCATACTAATAATATTGGCTTGTTTGGTTTGTTAGAAACCAAGGTCAAGGCTAGTAATTTTCATAGTATTGTCAATAAAATTTTTTCAGACTGGAGTGTCTCTACCAATAATGCTTACCATCATGGAGGTAGAGTCTGGGTGATATGGAAACCTCATGTTTTTGATGTTAACTTCATCAAATATGATGCCCAATTTATTCATGTTCAGGTGACAAATAAATTTACTCATATGCAATTTTACTATACCATCATTTATGCTTTTAATGGAGTGGGAGAAAGAGAGTCCCTTTGGTTGAACCTCAAGAATATGGCAAGGAAGATTAATGCTCCTTGGGccatagggggggggggggactttAATTGTGTGTTACAGGCTAATGAAAGACTAGGAGGAAATGTGACTGAGGCTGAAGCTGAACCTTTCTATGACTGTATTCAAGAGTGTGGGGTGATGGATATATCAGCTACTAGTGCTTTCTACACTTGGAATAATAAACAACCACCAGAGACAAGGGTATATAGTAGGTTGGATAGAATGGTGGTTAATCAAGAATGGTTGGATCAATTCCCTGAATATATGGCTAATTTCTTACCTAAGGGGCACTTTGATCATAACCCTTGCCTGCTGAGTAAAGGTAGCATGGGGGGAAATCAGCACAAGCCATTcaagtactttaatatgtggagtgCAGCTGATGGTTTTCAGGAATGTGTGTCTAAGGTTTGGCAGCATTGGGTCTCTGGAAATAAGATGTATAGGGTGGTTAAAAAATTAAAGATGCTAAAAACTGTGCTTAAAAGGATCAATAAGGATCACTTCTCTAATATTGAGAAGGCAGCTGATATAGCACAGCTCAGATTGAAGCAGCTTCAGGAGGAGATTATTGCTAATCCTGGGGATATGGGTCTAGTCCAGCAGGAATATGAAGCACACCATAAGTTTAATTCTCT AAATCACAGTGATCAGGAAGGGATTCAAAATGGTTTTTTGAACAATTATGCTATGTTGCTGGGATCAaaaaccaccacaaccaaagtTAATAAGATTATAGTGAAACAAGGGAATATCTGCACTACTGCTCATAGAAGCATACTTCTTTCTCCTGTCACCAAAGATGAGGTAAAAGAGGTATTATTTCACATTCCTGATGACAAGGCTCCTGGGCCTGATAGGTACTCAAGCAAATTCTTTAAGGATAGCTGGGATATAGTGGGAGAGGATGTTACTAATGCAATCTTAAACTTTTTTGAGTCAGGGCTCATCCTCAAGTAG